In Mycolicibacterium phocaicum, one DNA window encodes the following:
- a CDS encoding alpha/beta fold hydrolase, with protein MSDNKNARWLAGMAGLTAVGSVAGVSVARSLRRRRGEDPYAGEDFTTLDADRGYVVTATDGVPLAVREVGPKDARLTVLFAHGFCNSMGSFHFQRARLAERWGDQVRMVFYDQRGHGRSSAGPTDSYTVPQLGQDLESVMRVMVPRGPVVLVGHSMGGMTVLSHARQFPHNYPARVCGVAILASAAQGVTRSPLGEVLQNPALEAAKVAVRFAPGAVSAGRGAAKAVIGPVLKAASFGDDAVSPSVARYVEKMTHNTSIRTTVEFLHALETHDEAGALPVLQHVPTLIACGDHDLLTPLAKSEAMARQLPKSELVIVEGAGHMVHMEQPELINEALERFVEHATPSRLVALTRHLRGKAKRNG; from the coding sequence ATGAGCGACAACAAGAATGCCCGGTGGCTGGCGGGCATGGCCGGTCTCACTGCCGTCGGGTCGGTCGCCGGGGTCAGCGTCGCCCGCTCGTTGCGCCGCCGTCGTGGTGAGGACCCTTACGCCGGTGAGGATTTCACGACGCTCGACGCCGACCGCGGATACGTGGTGACCGCCACCGACGGGGTGCCGCTGGCGGTGCGTGAGGTCGGTCCGAAAGACGCCCGGTTGACGGTGCTCTTCGCGCACGGTTTCTGTAACAGCATGGGCTCCTTCCATTTTCAGCGCGCCCGGCTGGCCGAGCGGTGGGGCGACCAGGTCCGCATGGTGTTCTACGACCAGCGCGGTCACGGCCGCTCCTCGGCCGGGCCGACCGACTCCTACACCGTCCCGCAACTGGGGCAGGACCTCGAATCGGTGATGCGGGTGATGGTGCCGCGTGGTCCCGTGGTGCTAGTCGGTCACTCGATGGGCGGCATGACGGTGTTGTCCCATGCCCGGCAGTTCCCGCACAACTATCCGGCCCGGGTGTGCGGCGTGGCGATCCTCGCCTCTGCGGCGCAAGGGGTTACCCGTTCGCCGCTGGGTGAGGTGCTACAGAATCCGGCGCTCGAGGCGGCGAAAGTCGCGGTGCGGTTCGCGCCCGGAGCGGTCAGCGCCGGCCGGGGTGCGGCGAAGGCCGTCATCGGCCCCGTGCTCAAGGCCGCGTCGTTCGGTGATGACGCGGTCAGCCCGTCGGTGGCGCGGTACGTCGAGAAGATGACGCACAACACGTCGATCCGCACGACCGTCGAGTTCCTGCACGCACTCGAAACCCACGACGAGGCCGGCGCGCTGCCGGTGCTGCAGCACGTGCCCACCCTGATCGCCTGCGGCGACCACGATCTGCTCACCCCGCTGGCGAAGTCCGAGGCGATGGCCCGGCAGCTGCCGAAATCCGAACTGGTGATCGTCGAAGGGGCCGGGCACATGGTGCACATGGAGCAACCTGAACTGATCAACGAGGCGCTGGAGCGCTTCGTCGAGCACGCCACGCCGTCACGGCTGGTGGCGCTGACCCGGCATCTGCGTGGAAAGGCCAAGCGCAATGGATGA
- the tsaE gene encoding tRNA (adenosine(37)-N6)-threonylcarbamoyltransferase complex ATPase subunit type 1 TsaE — MDDSHGTVHLPTEADTMALGARFGAELRVGDVVVLTGPLGAGKTMLAKGIAQGMDVDGAVTSPSYVLARVHPARRAGYPAMVHVDMYRLLDSGSTDLLGELDSLDLDTDLDDAVVVVEWGEGLAERLSASHLDIRLERADDDTRTAVWHWSRG; from the coding sequence ATGGATGATTCGCACGGCACCGTGCATCTGCCGACCGAGGCCGACACGATGGCCCTAGGCGCCCGGTTCGGCGCCGAGCTGCGGGTCGGTGACGTCGTGGTGCTCACGGGTCCGCTGGGTGCTGGGAAAACCATGCTGGCCAAGGGAATTGCGCAGGGCATGGACGTCGATGGCGCGGTGACGTCGCCGTCGTACGTGCTGGCCCGAGTGCATCCTGCCCGTCGCGCCGGATACCCCGCCATGGTGCATGTCGACATGTACCGCCTGCTCGACTCGGGCAGCACCGACCTGCTCGGAGAACTCGATTCGCTCGATCTCGACACCGACCTCGATGACGCCGTGGTGGTCGTCGAATGGGGCGAGGGTCTGGCCGAGCGCCTGTCGGCCAGCCATCTGGACATCCGGTTGGAGCGAGCCGACGACGACACCCGTACCGCTGTCTGGCATTGGAGCCGTGGATGA
- the tsaB gene encoding tRNA (adenosine(37)-N6)-threonylcarbamoyltransferase complex dimerization subunit type 1 TsaB produces the protein MILAIDTATPAVTAGVARRTAAGVEVLAERITVDARAHAEQLTPNVIAAVADAGITFADLEAVVVGCGPGPFTGLRVGMATAAAYGQALGVPVYGVCSLDAIAPVTTGDLLVVTDARRREVYWARYRDGVRVDGPAVSAAADVTAESGSVAGPAAQAALFPLPSLAVEYPTVAGLVTAADWDQPPAALVPLYLRRPDAKTLAERGLS, from the coding sequence ATGATTCTCGCCATCGATACCGCCACCCCGGCCGTCACCGCGGGCGTCGCACGGCGCACCGCGGCCGGTGTCGAGGTGCTGGCCGAACGAATCACCGTTGATGCCCGTGCGCACGCCGAGCAGTTGACGCCCAATGTGATTGCCGCCGTTGCCGATGCCGGTATCACGTTCGCCGACCTGGAAGCGGTGGTCGTCGGCTGCGGGCCGGGCCCGTTCACCGGGCTGCGCGTCGGGATGGCCACCGCGGCAGCCTATGGACAGGCGCTCGGCGTCCCGGTGTACGGAGTGTGCAGCCTGGATGCGATCGCCCCGGTGACCACGGGAGATCTGTTGGTGGTCACCGATGCCCGGCGCCGGGAGGTGTACTGGGCGCGGTACCGCGACGGCGTGCGCGTCGACGGACCGGCCGTCAGTGCCGCGGCCGACGTCACGGCGGAGTCGGGTTCGGTCGCCGGCCCCGCCGCGCAGGCAGCGCTGTTCCCGTTGCCGTCACTCGCGGTCGAGTACCCCACGGTGGCCGGACTCGTGACCGCCGCCGACTGGGACCAGCCGCCCGCCGCGCTGGTGCCGCTGTACCTGCGCCGCCCTGATGCGAAAACGCTTGCCGAGCGGGGACTCTCGTGA
- the rimI gene encoding ribosomal protein S18-alanine N-acetyltransferase, with protein sequence MTIEYGSLTVGDADRCGELEAILFPGDDPWPAVAFIRELDSAHNHYVAARDGKLLVGYAGISRLGRKPPFEYEVHTIGVDPAYQGQGIGRQLLDRLLTIADGGTVFLEVRTDNEPAIGLYESVGFVKMGVRKRYYRISGADAYTMRRDAGVSSESGGADVRSNQVT encoded by the coding sequence GTGACCATCGAGTACGGGTCCCTGACGGTCGGCGATGCCGACCGGTGCGGCGAACTGGAAGCGATCCTGTTCCCCGGCGACGACCCGTGGCCGGCCGTCGCCTTCATCCGTGAGCTCGACTCGGCGCACAACCACTACGTTGCCGCGCGGGACGGCAAGCTGCTGGTGGGGTATGCGGGCATCAGCCGGTTGGGCCGCAAACCGCCGTTCGAGTACGAGGTGCACACCATCGGGGTCGATCCGGCGTACCAGGGGCAGGGCATCGGCCGGCAGCTGCTGGACCGGCTGTTGACCATCGCCGACGGCGGCACCGTCTTCCTGGAGGTGCGCACCGACAATGAGCCGGCGATCGGCCTGTACGAAAGTGTCGGATTCGTGAAGATGGGTGTGCGTAAGCGGTATTACCGGATCAGCGGTGCGGACGCGTACACCATGCGGCGGGACGCGGGTGTGAGCAGTGAGTCAGGCGGCGCGGACGTGAGGAGCAACCAAGTCACATGA
- the tsaD gene encoding tRNA (adenosine(37)-N6)-threonylcarbamoyltransferase complex transferase subunit TsaD yields MTVILAIESSCDETGVGICDLAEDGTVTLLADEVASSVDEHTRYGGVVPEIASRAHLESLGPTMSRALATAGIERPDVVAATIGPGLAGALLVGVAAAKAYSAAWGVPFYGVNHLGGHLAADVYDHGPLPESVGLLVSGGHTHLLHVRSLGEPIEELGSTVDDAAGEAYDKVARLLGLGYPGGRVLDELARTGDRDAIVFPRGMTGPRDDPYAFSFSGLKTAVARHMEKHPDASHADVAAGFQEAVADVLTRKAVRAATDLGVSTLLIAGGVAANSRLRELAEERCAEAGLTLRVPRPRLCTDNGAMIASFAAHLIAAGAKPSRLDVPSDPGLPVVKGQIA; encoded by the coding sequence ATGACAGTCATCTTGGCAATCGAAAGTTCCTGTGACGAAACAGGCGTCGGCATCTGCGATTTGGCGGAAGACGGCACCGTGACGCTCCTTGCCGACGAGGTCGCCTCCAGCGTCGACGAGCACACCCGGTACGGCGGTGTGGTTCCCGAGATCGCCTCGCGCGCGCACCTGGAGTCGTTGGGCCCCACCATGAGTAGAGCCCTGGCGACTGCCGGCATCGAACGGCCCGACGTGGTGGCGGCGACCATCGGACCCGGCCTGGCCGGCGCCCTGTTGGTGGGTGTGGCTGCGGCCAAGGCCTATTCGGCGGCGTGGGGTGTGCCGTTCTACGGCGTCAACCACCTCGGCGGACACCTGGCCGCCGACGTCTACGACCACGGTCCGCTGCCCGAGAGCGTCGGCCTGCTGGTGTCGGGCGGCCACACGCATCTGCTGCACGTGCGGTCGCTGGGTGAGCCCATCGAGGAGCTCGGCAGCACCGTCGACGACGCGGCGGGCGAGGCGTACGACAAGGTGGCGCGGCTGCTCGGCCTCGGCTATCCGGGCGGCCGGGTACTCGACGAGCTGGCCCGCACCGGTGACCGCGATGCCATCGTGTTCCCGCGCGGCATGACCGGGCCACGAGATGACCCGTACGCCTTCAGCTTTTCCGGACTCAAGACCGCGGTCGCCCGTCACATGGAGAAACACCCGGACGCGTCGCACGCCGATGTGGCGGCCGGTTTCCAGGAGGCTGTCGCGGATGTGTTGACCCGCAAGGCCGTTCGCGCGGCCACTGATCTCGGTGTGTCCACGCTGCTGATCGCCGGGGGCGTGGCCGCCAATTCGCGGCTGCGTGAGCTGGCCGAAGAACGTTGTGCCGAAGCGGGTTTGACCCTGCGGGTGCCGCGACCCCGACTGTGTACCGACAATGGGGCCATGATCGCGTCGTTCGCCGCGCACCTGATCGCGGCGGGGGCCAAGCCGTCGCGTCTCGATGTGCCGAGCGACCCGGGGCTGCCGGTGGTGAAGGGGCAGATCGCGTGA
- a CDS encoding nuclear transport factor 2 family protein — protein MSLQHLADKLAITELLYRYAELIDAGDFDGVGELLGRSRFGGPTSGSVEGRNMIANTFARTTRRFPDHGNTPRTRHLVLNPIVELDGDTAHARSTFCVVQQTDTVPLQPIVVGRYADTFARDDAGWYFTERVVDVQMVGDVSDHLNIALQ, from the coding sequence GTGAGCTTGCAACATCTGGCGGACAAACTGGCCATCACCGAGCTGCTCTACCGGTACGCCGAGTTGATCGACGCCGGCGACTTCGACGGCGTGGGAGAACTGTTGGGACGCAGCCGGTTCGGCGGACCGACTTCCGGCAGCGTCGAGGGCCGGAACATGATCGCCAACACCTTCGCCCGCACCACCCGCCGTTTCCCCGACCACGGGAACACCCCGCGCACCCGGCATCTGGTGCTCAACCCGATCGTCGAACTCGACGGCGATACCGCTCATGCGCGGTCGACGTTCTGCGTGGTGCAGCAGACCGATACGGTGCCGCTGCAACCCATCGTGGTGGGCCGGTACGCCGATACTTTCGCGCGCGACGACGCCGGTTGGTACTTCACCGAACGCGTCGTCGATGTTCAGATGGTCGGCGACGTGTCCGACCATCTGAACATCGCCCTGCAATGA
- a CDS encoding DMT family transporter, whose translation MSPNPMRHLGLLQISAASVLWGTGGLVVTVVHDRSGLGAMTASAWRMALATVALLAFIAVTNRVGQAITLMRSRPMVPIVVGCGTALYQGLYFASVLSIGVAVATVVALGLAPILASIWQHVDARTSPSLREVVVLVAALAGLCLVTFGGAPHERGGGATNFTAGLLLAIAAGATYAATTILGHRLASRTDSVVIATCTTTAGAVALAPFFLLASLRGEPVLPSDPTSLALLVYLGVVTLALSYGLLYAGLRTTPGAAATVVTLVEPISAAVLAAVLLGQQPTWLSVVGALLILGAVVGLPAGRDDPDRRPDPGV comes from the coding sequence ATGAGCCCCAACCCCATGCGGCATCTGGGCTTGCTGCAGATCTCTGCCGCGAGCGTGCTGTGGGGTACCGGCGGCTTGGTGGTCACCGTCGTTCACGACCGGAGCGGGCTGGGCGCAATGACGGCCAGCGCGTGGCGAATGGCGCTGGCGACGGTTGCGCTCCTGGCTTTCATTGCGGTCACGAACCGTGTCGGACAGGCGATCACGCTGATGCGGTCGCGCCCGATGGTCCCGATCGTCGTCGGCTGCGGCACCGCCCTCTATCAGGGCCTATATTTCGCGTCGGTGTTATCCATCGGGGTGGCGGTCGCCACCGTCGTCGCGCTGGGGTTGGCGCCGATCCTGGCGTCGATCTGGCAGCACGTCGATGCGCGGACCTCGCCATCGTTGCGTGAGGTCGTCGTCCTCGTTGCCGCACTCGCCGGTCTGTGCCTGGTCACTTTCGGCGGTGCACCGCACGAACGCGGCGGCGGCGCAACAAACTTCACGGCCGGGTTACTGCTCGCCATCGCCGCAGGCGCCACCTACGCGGCGACGACGATCTTGGGGCACCGGCTTGCGAGCCGGACCGATTCCGTCGTCATCGCCACATGCACCACCACCGCCGGCGCGGTGGCGCTGGCGCCATTTTTCCTCTTGGCTTCGCTGAGGGGCGAACCGGTTCTCCCGTCGGACCCGACGTCGCTGGCACTGTTGGTGTATCTCGGCGTTGTCACGCTGGCGTTGTCGTACGGACTTCTCTACGCCGGCCTACGCACCACACCAGGGGCGGCCGCAACGGTGGTGACTCTCGTCGAACCGATTTCGGCGGCAGTCCTGGCGGCGGTGCTACTCGGGCAACAGCCGACCTGGCTGTCGGTTGTTGGTGCCCTTCTGATTCTGGGGGCCGTCGTGGGGTTGCCCGCAGGTCGGGACGACCCCGATAGGCGCCCCGACCCGGGCGTCTAG
- a CDS encoding GMC oxidoreductase yields MSNTDYDVIVVGSGFGGSVTALRLTEKGYRVGVLEAGRRFTDDQFPKTSWDVRKFVWAPKLGCFGIQRIHMLRDVVILAGAGVGGGSLNYANTLYKPPATFFNDPQWAHITDWSEELSPFYDQARRMLGVVINPSMTPADEIMKAVAEDMGVGGTFVQTPVGVFFGEPGKTVRDPFFGGVGPDRTGCIECGSCMTGCRYGAKNTLLKNYLGLAENAGATVHPLTTVDSVRQSPSGIWEIDTVRTGRTLRKNRRTFTARHVVLAAGTWGTQNLLHKMKDSGTLPQLSDRLGVLTRTNSESIVGAMKYKVDPALDLTRGVAITSSFHPTSDTHIESVRYGKGSNAMGLLQTLMTDGGGRRPRWLKALGLAVTHPRALLRVLSVRNWSERTVISLVMQNLDNSITTFTKQGLRGRHLSSKQGHGQPNPTWIPAGNDATRRVAEKIDGVTAGTWGELFNIPMTAHFLGGCAIGSDASNAVIDPYHRVYGYPTLSVVDGSAVSANLGVNPSLTITAQAERAAAMWPNKGEEDLRPAQGLPYRRVDAVAPVKPVVPAGAPGALRPPLIPLSPASNDA; encoded by the coding sequence ATGTCCAACACCGACTATGACGTGATCGTCGTCGGGTCCGGATTCGGGGGCAGCGTGACGGCGTTGCGGCTGACCGAGAAGGGCTACCGTGTCGGCGTTCTGGAAGCCGGCCGCCGGTTCACCGACGACCAGTTCCCGAAAACCAGTTGGGACGTCCGGAAATTCGTGTGGGCGCCCAAACTCGGGTGCTTCGGCATACAGCGCATCCACATGCTGCGGGACGTCGTCATCTTGGCCGGGGCCGGCGTCGGTGGCGGATCGCTGAACTACGCCAACACCCTTTACAAGCCGCCCGCGACGTTCTTCAACGACCCGCAGTGGGCCCACATCACCGACTGGTCCGAGGAGCTGTCGCCGTTCTACGACCAGGCCCGGCGCATGCTCGGAGTGGTGATCAACCCGAGTATGACTCCGGCGGACGAGATCATGAAGGCGGTCGCCGAGGACATGGGCGTGGGCGGCACCTTCGTCCAGACGCCGGTCGGCGTGTTCTTCGGTGAACCCGGCAAGACGGTCCGGGACCCGTTCTTCGGCGGCGTCGGACCGGACCGCACGGGATGCATCGAATGCGGCAGCTGCATGACGGGCTGCCGCTACGGCGCCAAGAACACACTGCTGAAGAACTATCTCGGTCTCGCCGAGAATGCCGGCGCCACAGTGCATCCGCTGACGACGGTCGACTCCGTGCGGCAGAGCCCCAGCGGCATCTGGGAGATCGACACCGTGCGCACCGGCCGAACCCTGCGCAAGAACCGGCGCACCTTCACGGCGCGGCACGTCGTGCTGGCGGCCGGCACCTGGGGCACCCAGAACCTGCTGCACAAGATGAAGGACAGCGGCACCCTACCGCAACTGTCGGACCGCCTCGGTGTGCTCACTCGCACCAATTCCGAATCCATCGTCGGCGCAATGAAATACAAAGTCGACCCGGCGCTGGACCTGACCCGCGGGGTCGCCATCACGTCGTCGTTCCATCCGACGAGCGACACCCATATCGAGTCGGTGCGCTACGGCAAGGGCTCCAACGCGATGGGTCTGCTGCAGACCCTGATGACCGACGGCGGCGGCCGCCGGCCACGCTGGCTGAAGGCACTCGGCCTGGCCGTGACGCATCCGCGTGCGCTGCTGAGGGTGCTGTCGGTCCGCAATTGGAGTGAGCGCACGGTGATTTCGCTGGTCATGCAGAACCTGGACAACTCGATCACCACGTTCACCAAGCAGGGACTCCGCGGCCGGCACCTGTCGAGCAAGCAGGGCCACGGCCAGCCCAACCCGACGTGGATCCCGGCCGGCAACGACGCGACCCGCAGGGTCGCCGAGAAGATCGACGGCGTGACGGCCGGCACCTGGGGCGAGCTGTTCAACATCCCGATGACGGCGCATTTCCTCGGCGGTTGCGCCATCGGCTCGGATGCCTCCAACGCGGTCATCGACCCGTACCACCGGGTGTACGGCTACCCGACTCTGAGTGTCGTTGACGGTTCGGCGGTTTCGGCGAATCTGGGCGTGAACCCGTCGCTGACCATCACCGCCCAGGCCGAGCGTGCGGCGGCGATGTGGCCCAACAAGGGCGAGGAAGACCTGCGTCCCGCGCAGGGGCTGCCCTACCGCCGGGTGGACGCTGTCGCCCCGGTCAAACCGGTTGTGCCGGCGGGCGCTCCGGGCGCGTTGCGACCTCCCCTCATCCCGCTCTCCCCGGCTTCGAATGACGCGTAG
- a CDS encoding aromatic ring-hydroxylating dioxygenase subunit alpha: MRTNYPFNCWYVAALSDEVGAGLLARRLLDKHVVLYRRASGEVVALEDRCVHRAYPLSEGRLDGDRVVCGYHGFSYEPDGCLADVPSQENVPPGARVAAYPVVETAPFIWIWLGEPRAAALRPPPRVPWYLDGSGWTSTTEVLRVEANYLLLHEHYLDLTDVFVTHPEVVPPDIRQLPPLGEVEISERSVAYTRSTPPSRLAPWESAITGLPEESVATRREEGTFVSPALHTQHYAIELEDGQSYGLLRIHGFTPETPGSTHVFLQMARNYAGAEDSVTEYLRIMFHEWAVRDAAILETIQRRLDEPGARRRDINVKADRAAIRARRIAMDMVDDETSRFTAN; this comes from the coding sequence ATGAGAACCAACTACCCGTTCAACTGCTGGTATGTGGCCGCGCTGAGCGATGAGGTCGGCGCGGGACTGCTCGCCCGGCGTCTGTTGGACAAGCACGTGGTCCTGTACCGCCGCGCGTCCGGAGAAGTGGTCGCCCTGGAGGACCGCTGCGTGCACCGCGCCTATCCCCTGTCCGAGGGCCGACTCGACGGCGACCGTGTGGTCTGCGGCTATCACGGTTTCAGCTACGAGCCCGACGGCTGTCTGGCCGACGTGCCGTCGCAGGAGAACGTGCCGCCCGGCGCCCGGGTGGCAGCGTACCCGGTCGTCGAGACCGCGCCATTCATCTGGATCTGGCTCGGCGAGCCCCGCGCCGCCGCCCTGCGCCCGCCGCCGCGCGTGCCGTGGTACCTGGACGGGTCCGGCTGGACCAGCACCACCGAGGTCCTGCGTGTCGAAGCGAACTACCTTCTGCTGCACGAGCATTACCTCGATCTGACCGATGTGTTCGTGACGCATCCCGAGGTCGTGCCGCCGGATATCCGGCAGCTGCCGCCGCTGGGCGAGGTGGAGATCTCCGAACGCTCGGTGGCCTACACCCGGTCGACTCCACCGAGCCGACTGGCGCCGTGGGAGTCGGCGATCACCGGATTGCCGGAAGAGTCGGTGGCCACCCGGCGTGAAGAGGGCACTTTCGTCTCACCCGCGCTACACACGCAGCACTACGCCATCGAGCTCGAAGACGGACAGTCCTACGGGCTCTTGCGAATTCACGGCTTCACGCCGGAAACGCCGGGCTCGACGCACGTCTTCCTGCAGATGGCCCGCAACTACGCCGGTGCCGAGGACTCCGTCACCGAGTATCTGCGGATCATGTTCCACGAGTGGGCCGTACGCGATGCCGCCATCCTGGAGACGATTCAGCGGCGCCTCGATGAACCCGGTGCCCGCCGGCGCGACATCAACGTCAAGGCCGATCGGGCCGCCATTCGGGCCCGACGTATCGCCATGGACATGGTCGACGACGAAACCAGCCGCTTCACTGCCAACTGA
- a CDS encoding PDR/VanB family oxidoreductase: MNNAAYREVEVDLEVRRREQSADGVVTLTLADPSGADLPEWTPGAHIDLVMTPSLTRQYSLCGSTASRSEWQVGILLDPNSRGGSQFVHDKLHKGTTVRVRGPRNHFTLVNSPRYRFVAGGIGITPMLPMIEAAEATGADWQLIYGGSSRSSMAYLDALERFGDRVTICARDEHGDAFRTKLAAVLAAPQDNTLVYCCGPEGLLDTVEKGCEAWPGGSLHLERFSAKTIESPADALDSFEVECQRSGVTLTVPSDKTIYDVAEEAGLDVLGSCMEGVCGTCECEIIAGIGDHRDSVLNDSEKAENKTIMICVSRSRSERLVLDL, from the coding sequence ATGAACAACGCCGCATACCGGGAAGTCGAGGTCGACCTCGAGGTGCGCCGGCGCGAGCAGTCCGCGGACGGTGTCGTCACGCTGACCCTCGCCGACCCCTCGGGCGCCGACCTGCCCGAGTGGACCCCCGGCGCTCACATCGACCTCGTCATGACGCCGTCACTGACGCGCCAGTACTCCCTATGCGGCAGTACGGCCAGTCGCAGCGAGTGGCAGGTGGGCATCCTGCTGGACCCGAACAGCCGCGGGGGCTCACAGTTCGTCCACGACAAGCTGCACAAAGGCACCACGGTGCGGGTGCGCGGGCCGCGCAACCACTTCACGCTCGTGAACTCACCGCGCTACCGGTTCGTCGCGGGCGGTATCGGCATCACGCCGATGCTCCCGATGATCGAGGCCGCCGAGGCCACCGGTGCCGACTGGCAGTTGATCTACGGCGGCAGCTCCCGCTCATCGATGGCGTACCTCGATGCGCTGGAACGCTTCGGCGACCGCGTGACCATCTGTGCGCGCGACGAGCACGGCGACGCGTTCCGCACGAAGCTGGCGGCGGTGCTCGCGGCTCCGCAGGACAACACGCTGGTCTACTGCTGCGGCCCCGAAGGACTGCTGGACACCGTCGAGAAGGGCTGCGAAGCGTGGCCCGGCGGCAGCCTGCACCTCGAGCGCTTCTCGGCAAAGACCATTGAGTCGCCGGCGGATGCGCTGGACAGCTTCGAAGTGGAATGCCAACGGTCGGGTGTCACCCTGACCGTGCCGTCGGACAAGACGATCTACGACGTGGCCGAAGAAGCGGGCCTCGACGTGCTGGGGTCGTGCATGGAAGGCGTCTGCGGCACCTGTGAATGCGAAATCATCGCCGGCATCGGCGATCACCGCGACTCCGTGCTGAACGACTCGGAGAAGGCGGAGAACAAAACCATCATGATCTGCGTCTCGCGCTCCCGGTCCGAAAGGCTGGTGCTCGATCTATGA
- a CDS encoding PucR family transcriptional regulator: MPERRVDEGGVVVRAAQIIGALDGKLDHITQSIQKILLTEIAELSEDAQLMDLQEHTVAANVETVFASIRHRIPIEDVVPPTESLEHARRMAQRGVPANAMVRAYRLGHQEVLNFVLDEIAASDMDPRWALDVFKYFQTVSFGYIDWISQQVLNTYQQEYDRWVENRNSMRAQGVGAILGADGGDVDVLTEEIRYPLRRIHVALALWYPDGNDGDELVRMERFANHLARSLGTHEPPLFLSVDHLTAWVWLPLSTHGAANVTERIREFATVQQDSPWIAMGNPLPGIDGFRRSHEQAVDVRAVAVVSGSVDRRVMAASDPGLPVATLLGNDVGSVGAWVAEILGPLASDTENDERLRETLRVFLRTGSSFKAAADEMHLHSNSIKYRVNRAISRRGAPIADDRIEVEVALLLCHWFGQAVLN; the protein is encoded by the coding sequence ATGCCGGAAAGACGCGTCGACGAGGGTGGCGTCGTCGTACGCGCGGCGCAGATCATCGGCGCGCTCGACGGCAAGTTGGACCACATCACGCAGTCGATCCAGAAGATCCTCCTGACCGAGATCGCCGAGCTCAGCGAGGATGCGCAACTGATGGATTTGCAGGAGCACACCGTCGCGGCCAATGTTGAAACTGTCTTCGCCTCCATTCGGCACCGCATCCCGATCGAGGACGTCGTGCCGCCCACGGAATCGCTCGAGCATGCGCGGCGGATGGCACAGCGGGGCGTGCCCGCAAATGCGATGGTGCGCGCCTACCGGTTGGGCCACCAGGAAGTCCTGAACTTCGTGCTCGACGAGATCGCGGCGTCGGACATGGATCCCCGTTGGGCGCTCGACGTGTTCAAGTACTTCCAGACGGTCTCGTTCGGCTACATCGACTGGATCTCCCAGCAGGTGCTCAATACGTACCAGCAGGAGTACGACCGGTGGGTCGAGAACCGGAACAGCATGCGAGCCCAAGGGGTTGGCGCCATACTCGGCGCGGACGGTGGTGACGTCGATGTGCTCACCGAGGAAATCCGCTACCCGCTGCGGCGCATACACGTGGCGCTGGCGCTCTGGTACCCCGATGGCAACGACGGCGACGAGCTCGTCCGAATGGAACGTTTCGCCAACCACCTTGCCAGGTCACTCGGCACCCACGAGCCGCCGCTGTTCCTGTCGGTCGACCACCTGACCGCGTGGGTCTGGCTGCCGCTGTCGACGCACGGTGCTGCGAACGTGACAGAACGTATTCGGGAATTCGCGACAGTACAACAGGATTCACCGTGGATCGCGATGGGCAACCCGCTTCCCGGCATCGATGGGTTCCGCCGGTCACATGAGCAGGCGGTGGACGTCCGTGCCGTGGCGGTGGTGTCGGGATCCGTCGACCGCCGCGTCATGGCGGCGAGCGACCCAGGGCTGCCCGTCGCAACGCTGCTCGGGAATGACGTCGGATCGGTCGGCGCCTGGGTGGCCGAAATTCTGGGCCCGCTCGCGAGTGACACCGAGAACGACGAACGGCTTCGCGAGACATTGCGTGTATTCCTGCGGACCGGGTCGAGTTTCAAGGCCGCCGCCGATGAAATGCATCTGCATTCGAATTCGATCAAGTACCGGGTGAACCGCGCCATCAGTCGGCGTGGCGCGCCGATTGCCGACGACCGCATCGAGGTCGAGGTCGCATTGCTGCTGTGCCACTGGTTCGGCCAGGCAGTTCTGAACTGA